One window of the Maylandia zebra isolate NMK-2024a linkage group LG19, Mzebra_GT3a, whole genome shotgun sequence genome contains the following:
- the fabp7a gene encoding fatty acid binding protein 7, brain, a, translating to MVEAFCATWKLVDSQNFDDYMKALGVGFATRQVGNVTKPTVVISQDGDKVVVKTQSTFRNTELSAKLGEEFDETTPDDRHVKSTFSMDGDKFVHVQKWDGKETKFVREIKDGKMVMTLTFEGVQAVRTYEKA from the exons ATGGTTGAGGCTTTCTGCGCTACATGGAAACTGGTCGACAGCCAGAACTTTGATGACTACATGAAGGCACTCG GCGTTGGCTTTGCCACGAGACAAGTGGGTAATGTCACCAAACCAACTGTAGTGATCAGCCAGGATGGAGACAAGGTGGTGGTGAAAACTCAGAGCACCTTCAGGAACACTGAGCTCTCTGCCAAGCTGGGAGAGGAGTTTGATGAGACCACGCCTGATGACCGGCATGTCAAA TCGACCTTCTCCATGGATGGAGATAAATTTGTGCATGTGCAGAAGTGGGATGGCAAAGAGACCAAGTTTGTCAGAGAAATCAAGGATGGGAAGATGGTGATG ACGTTAACCTTTGAAGGAGTCCAGGCTGTCCGCACGTATGAGAAAGCCTAA